The Streptomyces sp. NBC_00569 genomic sequence AGGGCAGCGGGACTGGAACACGCAGCCGCGCGGCGGGTCGGCCGGGCTGGGCAGATCGCCCTTCAGCCGGATCCGCCCACTACGGTCAGCGGCCGGGTCGGGCTGCGGCACGGCGGACAGCAGCGCCCGCGTGTAGGGATGTTCCGGAGCGCCGAAGACCCGGGCGGTGTCGCCGTATTCCATGATCTTGCCGAGGTACATCACCGCGATGCGGTCGGCGAAGTGCTGGACCACGGACAGGTCGTGGGCGATGAAGAGGTAGGCCACCCCGGTGTCCCGCTGGATGTCCTCGAGGAGGTTGATGACCTGCGCCTGGACGGACACGTCCAGTGCGGACACCGGTTCGTCGCAGATGATGAGTTGCGGATCCAGGGCGAGCGCCCTGGCGATGCCCACGCGCTGTTTCTGGCCGCCGGAGAACTCGTGCGGGAAGCGGTTGTAGTGGTCGGGGCGCAGCCCCACCCGGTCCATCAGGTCCCGCACCCTGGCCTTGACGCCGCCGGCCGGTGTGATCCGCTGGGCGAGGAGCGGTGCGGCGATCGCGCTGCCCACGGACTGGCGGGGGTTCAGCGACGACGACGGGTTCTGGAACACCATCTGCACCCGGCGCCGGTACTCCTGCAGTTCCGACGAACGCAGCTCGGCGATCTCCCGGCCATCGAGCCGGACGCTCCCGGAAGTCGGGTCGAGGAGGCGCATGAGCAGACGGCCGGTGGTCGACTTGCCACAGCCGGACTCCCCCACCAGGCCGAGGGTCTGTCCGGCGTCGACGGAGAAGCTGACGCCGTCCACGGCCTTGATCGCACCGCCGCCGGGCCTGAAGCCGCGGGAGCGGGTCGGGAAGTGCTTGGTCAGGTCGGTGACCTCCAGCAGCGGCGTCATCGGGCCACCTCTCCGGTCGGTTGCAGCGTCTCGAGGTGGCACCGCGACGGGTGCCCGTCGAGGCCGGTCAGTGTCGGGCGGCGCGTACCGCAGGCGTCGTCGGGCACCAGGTGTGCCTTCGGGCAGCGGTCGGCGAAGAGGCAGCCGTCGGGCAGCGCCAGCAGCGACGGCGGGAAGCCCGGGATGGGGTTGAGCCGTTCGGACCGCTGCGCCAGCGACGGCATCGAGGCCAGCAGTCCCTGGGTGTAGGGGTGCCGCGGGTCCTTGAAGAGGTTCGCGACGGTCGCCTGCTCCACGCACTCCCCGCCGTACATCACCACGACCTGGTGACACACCTCGGCGACCACGCCGAGGTCGTGGGTCACCAGGATCACGGAGGTCCCGGTCTCGTCCTGCAGCTCGTTGAGCAGGTCGAGGATCTGGGCCTGCACGGTGACGTCGAGGGCGGTGGTGGGTTCGTCGGCGATCAGCAGCTCGGGTTCGCAGACGAGCGCCATGGCGATCATCGCGCGCTGGCGCATGCCGCCGGAGAACTCGTGCGGGTAGGCGGCGTAGCGGCGCTTGGGGTCGGGGATCCCGACGCGGCCGAGCATGTCGACGGCGACCTGCGCCGCGGCCTTCTTGGACACGTGGTTGTGCACCCGGTAGGCCTCGGCGATCTGGGCGCCGACGGGGTAGAAGGGGTGCATGGCCGACAGCGGGTCCTGGAAGATCATCGCGATCTTCTTGCCGCGGTAGGCGCGCATCTGCGTCTCGGTGAGCGTGTTGAGATCCTGTCCGTCGAGGAGGATCTGTCCGGTGACCTCGGCTGTGGTGTCCTTGAGCAGGCCCATCAGCGCCTGGCTCGTGACGGTCTTTCCGGAGCCGGACTCGCCGACGATTCCGACGGTTTCCCCGCGCGCCAGGGTCAGGTCCATCCCGTTGACGGCGTGCACCACTCCGTCGTCGGTCGGGAAGCTCACCCGTAGATCGCGGATGGCCAGCATGGGCGCGGCTTCGGGCGTGGTCATCAGGCGACCCTCACTCGCGGGTCGATCACCGCGTAGGCGATGTCGACCAGGACGTTGGCGACAATGATGAAGAACGCGGCCATCATGGTGATGGCCATGGTGACCGGCAGGTCACCGGACTGAGCGGCGTGCACCGCGGTGAATCCGACGCCCGGCACCGAGAAGATCTGCTCGGTGAGCACGGCTCCGCCCAGCAGGCCGCCGATGTCGAGGCCGAGCATGGTGACGACCGGAGTGATGCCGGCCCGCGCGCCGTGCTTGAACACGATGTTCCGGCGGGACAGTCCCTTCGCGCGGGCGGTGCGCATGAAGTCCTCGCCGAAGGTCTCCAGCATGTTGCTGCGGGTGACCCGGATGTACTGCGCGCTGAACAGCACGGCCAGCGCGACCCACGGCAGAAGGTAGTTGAGGAGCCAGCCGCCGGGACCCGTCGCGTCGAAGGGCGTGGCTATCTCGTTGGTGGTGAACGGCAGCAGGTCCAGCGTGCTGACGAACAGGAGCAGCAGCAACAGGCCGGTCACCGGAATGGGCAGCGATACGCCGACGGAGGCGCCGCCGACGATCAGTTTGTCGGCGAACCGGCCCTTGCGGAGCGCCGCGAGCAGGCCGAGGCCGACACCGGCGACGGTCCACAGCACGATCGCACCGCTGGCCACCGACAGTGTGTACGGCAGGGCACGGCCGATGATCGTGGTGACGTCCTCGTTGGTCTGGAACGACTTGCCCAGGCACGGCCAGTTGCACAGGGTCTCGGCGCCGGGCGCGCCGACGGTGTGGCTGCTCACCAGCCCCGACATGTAGGTGAAGTACTGGGTGAGGAACGGCTTGTCCATCCCGAGCGCGATCCGGGCCTCGGCGATGCGCTGCGGTGTGCACTCCTGACCGCAGGCCGCCGCGGCCGGGTCCGCCGGGCCGAGCTGGAACAGACTGAACGTCACGAAGCTGATGACAAACAAGAGCACGATCATCGCGACGAAGCGCCGCATCAGGAAACTGGTCATGGGTGCGACCTGCCGGCTCGGGATGAACTCACCGTTCGACTACCTCTCTTGTGCAGCGTGCGTCAGTGCTCGGCGCCGACGATCGACAGGTCTATGGCCCCGAAGAAGTAGCCCATCTGGGCGCCTCGGACCTTGGAGCCGACCACGCTGCTGGTGTAGCTGCGCACCAGCGGGACGAGCGGGTAGGCCTGCATGGTCCGGTCGAAGAGGGTGGCCCACTTCTTGCCCAGTTCCTCACTGGTCCCGTTGGTGCCGCGGAGCTTGTACATGTCGTGGGCGATCTTCGGGTCGTGGAAGCGCGGGATGTTGGAGAAGCCGTAGGTCTTGCCGTCCAGGCTCGGCCCCACGTTCGGGTCGACGGTGGTGCGCACCGAGCCGCTGTCCGCGCCGCCGCACCAGCCGCTGCGGGCGATGTCCGGCATCTGGTCACCGGCCAGCACGGTGTAGTAGTTGGCGGCCGGGATCGGGCGCAGTTGCAGGTCGATACCGAGCTTCTTGAAGTTCTGCTGGAGCACGGTGCCGACGTTCTTGTAGCGGGCGTTGGTGTCGGCGTAGCCGTAGACCAGCTTCTTGGGGACCTTCTTGCCCTTCAGGAGCTTCCTGGCCTCGTCCAGCTTCGGCTTGCCCGCGGGGTCCAGGTCGGTGTGCTGGGCGACGTAACCGCGCTGGGCGGGGTTGATGTACGACTGGGCCACCTTGCCGAAGCGTGCGCCGCCGTACTGGACCTGGATGGAGCCGCGGTCGATGGAGAGCGCCATCGCCTTGCGGACGTCGGGGTCCTTGATGGTCTCGGTGTTGAAGTTGAGCACGTCCGTGCAGCCGAGCAGACCGGCCGCGGTGCGCTTCTTGACCTTGGGGTCGTTGAGCTTGGCCGCGTCGGACGCCTGCAGTCCGCCGTTGCTGTCCAGCGTGATCGCCGTGGGGTCCGAGTCGGCGAGCAGCTGCTGGCTGATGGTGGCCTGGGCGGTGGACAGTGTGAAGGTGAACGTGTCGGGCAGGGCCGGCCTGTTGGGGTCGGTCGCCGGGTCCCACCGGTCGTTGCGCACCAGCTTCATCGAGCGTCCGCGGTCGTACGACTTGATCTTGTACGGGCCCGAGGAGACGGGGTGGTTGGTGTAGTCGAGCTTGGTGTCCTTGTCCTTCGGCACCGGCGCCGTGTTCGACCGCGACACCAGCGCGGGGAACTCGGCGAACGGCTGCTTGAGGTGGAAGACGACGGTGTGGTCGTCCGGGGTGTCGATCCCCTTGAAGTCGCCGCCTGCGTAGGGGCCCTTGTAGCCGTCGTCGGCCAGGGCCGAGTTCAGCTCCTGCGGTGCCTGGGTGTAGACGTCGCGGGCGTAGGTGCGCTCGACGCCGTACTTGATGGCCTTGCTGGTGATCGGTGTGCCGTCCTCGAACTTCAGCCCCTTCTTGAGGGTGTAGGTCCAGGTGAGGCCGTCGGCGGAGGCCTTGCCGAGGTCGGTGGCCAGATCCGGCACGATGGTCGGCGGCCGGCCGGCGGTCTCCTTGGCCATGGTCAGGGTGCGGTAGTACAGCTGCCCGACGTTGGCGGTCTGGACGTAGTTGCTGTTGCCGGGGTCCAGGGTCTGGAAGTCCGAGGACATCAGGACGTTGATGTTCCCGCCCTTGGTGGCGTAGCCCTTCCCGACGGTCACCGGCGCGTAGGCGTCCGCCTTGGCGCCGGACTTGTCACCGGGTGTGGGCTTGGGGCCACCGCAGGCGGTGAGGGCCAGTCCGGCGCTCACCGTCAGGGCGAGCGCCGCCTTGGTGCTTCTGTTCACTGCATCTCCTTGCGGACGGGAAAGGGACGGCGCACGTCATGGGCCGATCCGAGGTGGAGCAAAGAAAGAGAGGTGGGGAGAAGGATGAGAGGTGGGGCAGGGCTCAGCGGTGGTGGATCAGCTTCGGGAGGACTTGGGGTCGAGGGCGTCCCGGACCGCGTCGCCGAGCAGGTTGAAGGCGAGCACGGTGATCACCAGTGCGCCGGCCGGGACGGCCAGGAACCACGGGTCGGAGAGGTACCAGTTCCCCGACTGGGCCGCGTTGAGCATCTGGCCCCAGGAGGGCGTGGGGTCCTTGACCCCGACGCCGAGGAACGAGAGGGCCGCCTCCGCGGTGATGTTGGTGGGGATCATCATGGTCGCGTAGACCAGCACGACCCCCATGACGTTCGGGATGATCTGCCGGAAGATGATGCTCCGGTGGGAGGCGCCGTAGGCCTGCGCGGCCTCGACGAACTCCTGCTGCCGGATCGAGAGCACCTGGCCACGCACGACTCTCGCCAGGTACGCCCAGCCGAAGAAGCCGAGGATGATCACCAGTGAGGCGATCGGCACCAGGCTGCCCGAGTCGAGGGAGGTGCCCCGCAGCCGGGACTGGAGGATCGGGGTCAGCGACAGGACGAGCAGCAGGTGCGGGAAGGCCAGGAACAGGTCCATCACGCGGCTGATCACCATGTCGACCTTGCCGCCGAAGTATCCGGCGGCCGCGCCGAGCACGGTGCCGAGGACGACCGACACCACCGTCGACAGCAGCGCGATGGTGAGCGAGATCCTCGCGCCGTAGGCCATGCGGGCGAAGATGTCGCGCCCGAGCCCTGGTTCGAGACCGAGCCAGTGCTCGCCGGACGGGAAGCGGTAGTACGACAGCGGCAGTCCCGGCGTGTCGAAGTCGTCCAGGAATTCGGGCCCGGTCCGGGCGCTGAACGGGTCGGAGCCCTCGATGGACACCAACACCGGGGCCAGGACGGCGAACAGCACCATCAGGGCCACCACGATCAGCGCGGCGACGGCGATCCGGCTGCGCCGAATGCGAAGCCATGCCGTGCCGAGCAGCGATCGCGCGGTGGCGATCTCGGCGGTCGGCTCGCGCTCGGTTGGTGCGGCCTCGGGCTCCGGTGAGGGCAAGGTGGCCACCTGCCCTTCGGAGGGCTCCGGCGCGCTGGCGCGGCGCGTCCGACTCGTCGACTCATGCGGATCCGGCACGTCGATCCTTCGGTGCTCGGGGGTGTGGGTGGCCGGAACGGTATACCAAGAATCAGGGTTTCCACCAGGGTGATGTGACATCCGGTGCAGCACCGTTGCGCAGGCCGCAAATCAGTCTTACTTCCCTAGTCATCGGCGGGTTATGGTCATGCGGAGCGTGGCGCGAGCCCGGCGTCGGCAACCCGCGCGACGGTGCGGCGCAGCCCCCCGCACCCCGGGACTCCGGCGGCTGATTCGCCTACTTGGTGTACCAAATCTGAGAGGGATGTCGATGAGAACCTTGGTGACCGCTTCCTGGGTGATCGCCCACGACGGAAGCTCGCACGTGGAGATCGCCGACGGAGCCGTGCTGATCGACGGCGACACGATCGTCGACGTGGGCGCGCGCACCGAACTCACCCGCCACCAGGCCGACGAGCACATCGACCTCGGTGACGCGGTGATCACTCCCGGCCTCATCGACCTCGACGCCCTCACCGACATCGATCACCTGATCCTGGACTCCTGGGCGTCCCCCGACGTGTCCTCGGGCTTCACCTGGTCGACGGACTACTTCGCCGCGCCGCGCGCGGTGTTCGACGCAGCGCAGCGGCGCTCGGTGCGGGAGTACGCGCTGACCCAGCTCGCCCTGCACGGCGTCACCAGCTACATGCCGATCGCCTCCGAGGTGCACAGCGACTGGGCCGAGACGTACGAGGACTTCGTCGCCATGACCGAGGTGTCCACGAAGCTGGGTCTGCGTGCCTTCCTCGGGCCGTCGTTCCGGTCCGGCGTCAACGTGATCGGCGCGGACGGCAAGCGCACGGTGCAGTTCGACGAGGAGGCCGGCCGGCGCGGCCTCGCCGACGCGCTGCGCTTCCTGGACCACACCTCACAGCTGGCCGACCCGCTGGTGACCGGGGTCCTGCTCCCCTGCCGGATCGAGACGCTCACCCCGGAGCTCCTGCGCGACGTCGCCCGGGCCGCACACGAACGCGGCGCGCTGGTACGCCTGCACGCCCTGCAGGGCATGTCCGAGCGCGACTTCATCCAGCACACCTACGGGCGCACTCCGCTTCAACTCATCGCCGAGTCAGGGCTGTTGTCGGACCGGCTGATCGTTCCGCACGGTGTGGTTCTGGACGTACACCCCGAAGTGCTGGGAGCCGACACGGGAGATGTCGCGGTGCTCGCCGACGCAGGTGTGTCGATCGTGCACTGCCCACTGACCAACGCCCGGTACGCCCACAACCTGCACACGTTCGGCGGCTACCGGGCGCAGGGAGTGAACCTGTGTCTCGGCACCGACTCCTTCCCGCCGGACCTCGTCCGGGGAATCGACGTGGGCACCCAGGTCGCCAGGATCCAGGCCGGTGACCTGGGCCAGGGTCACCTCGCGGGCTACTTCGAAGCGCTCTGGACCGGTGGCGCGACCGCACTGCACCGGCCGGACCTCGGCCGCCTCGCCGCGGGGGCCACCGCCGACCTCGCGGCGTTCGCCCTCGACGACTTCCGCATGGGCGTCACCGAGGATCCACTGCGCACCCTCGTACTCAACGGCACCGCGCGCGACGCGGTCCTGACGATGGTCGCGGGCAAGGTCGTCATGCGCGACGGTTCGATCCCCGGCGTCGACCTCCCCGCCCTGAGGCGCGCCGGGCAGGAGCTGTTCGACGTGATGCGCGCGGCGTATCCGGAGCGTGACCACCGCCGCCGCCCGGTGGACGAACTCTTCCCTCCGGTGTTTCCGCGGAGGTAGGGCACCTGGCCTCTGCCCCCTCGATAATCGCCGGCGCGGCACGCGGCCCCCTGGTGGGGTGTGGGGATGAACGAAGACAAGGAGAGCCGGGCCGCCATGTTGCGGCTGCCCACGCTGGCACTCCGGCATCACGCCTCATCGCGGGCGCGCCCGGGGAGAAGCAGGTCGCGGCGTCCGTCGGTCCGGACGGGCAGGTCATCGCGTTGTGGTCGAAGCCCCGTGATCTCCCCGGGCTCTCGGCCACCACCACCGACGCCGGAGGGGCTACGTTCCCTGAACCGCGCGCGACGAAGGCGGTCGACACCCACGTGTCGATACACGCGCCGCACCGCACGGCCTCCGTCGAACTCTCCGGCCTCAAGCTCGCCCACGTCACCGTTCAGCCGCTGCCCGGGGACCGGGTGCTTGTGGTGGGCGCCCGGGCCAGGTGGCGTCCGGAGGGCGCCGACCGCAACGCGATCGTCTACGACGCCGACGGCCACGTGGTCGCGGAAGCCACCCTCGGCGACGGCATCTCGCACGTCTTCGCCACACACACCGGCGACATCTGGGTGGGCTACTTCGACGAAGGTGTCTACGGCAACCTCGGGTGGGGCAACCCGGGCACACCGGCGCCCATCGGAGAGTACGGTCTGATCCGCTTCTCCTCCGACCTCGAGACGCAGTGGCGCTTCCCGTCGCACACGTCCGAGCCCTGGGGAGCGATCAGCGACTGCTACGCACTCAACATCGACGGCGACACCGCCTGGGCCTGTTACTACACGGACTTCCCGATCGTCAGCGTCCGCGACGGCGTGGTGACGTCCTGGCGCAACAGCGTGGCCGGAGCCACGGCTCTCGCCGTCAAGGACGCACGCGTCGCGCTGCTCGGCGGCTACGGACCACACCACGACCGGCTGTCCGTGGGCACCCTCGACAGCGAAGACCTCCGCGTCACGGACGAGTACCGGATCGTGGTGCCGGACGGCCGGCCCCTGCCGAAGCGCACCCAAGTGATCGGCCGCGGCCCGGACTTGCACGTCCTTTCGGGCGACGACTGGTACCGACTCGGCCTGGAGGACATCCCCCACACGACTGCCTGAGAGACTGCACATCATGACCGCCACACGCAGTGCAACTGTCGAGATCCCCACCGGGGACGGCACCGCCGACGCCTACCTCGCCCACCCCGACGACGACGCCGCCCACCCGGCCGTCCTGCTCTACATGGATGCCTTCGGGCTGCGCCCTCATCTGCGGGCGATGGCCGACCGGCTCGCGGCGGCCGGGTACACCGTGCTCGCCCCCAACGTGTTCTACCGTCATGGCCCGGCGCCGGTCGTGGCCCTGCCCGACTTCATCACCGACGCCGAGCGGCCGGCGCTGTTCGAGCAGATCGTCCCGCTCATGGGCGACCTGACCGCGGACGCGGTGGCACGCGACTCCGCCGCCTGCCTGTCCTGGCTGGCCGACTGCCCCTCGGTGGCCGCCGGCCCCGTCGGCGTCACCGGTTACTGCCTGGGCGCCCGCCTGGCCCTGCTCACCGCGGGCAGCCATCCCGAGAGGGTCGCGGCGGCGGCCGGCTTCCACGGCGCCGGTCTGGCCACCGACGATCCCACGAGCCCTCACCTCCTCGCCGGCCGGATCACCGCTGAGCTCTGCTTCGGTCACGCCGACCAGGACCCGTCCATGCCGCCCGAGCAGATCGAACGCCTTGACAAGGCGCTCTCCGCGGCCGGCGTACGCCACCACTCGGAGGTCTACACGGGCGCCCATCACGGCTTCACCATGGCGGACACGGACCGCTTCGACGCCGAGGCCGCGGAGCGGCACTGGGGTGCGCTCCTCGACCTGCTGGGCCGCAACCTCTGATTCCGCGTCGAGCGGCTTGGACCTTCAGGCCGTGACCGTCTGCGCGTGAACCTCGGCGGATTCGGCGCCCAGCGCCGCGAAGCGAGGGTTTCGGCGCAGGGCGGTCACGGCCGTGGCCCTCGCGTGCGGGAGCGGCACCGTCACTCACAGGCTTGCCTGTAAGCAACTCCCTTACTGCATACATGAGTTCGCCGGTACGGAAACACCCCTCATCGTTGGGGAGCCGGTGGCCGTGCGCGAGCTGCTCGGCCAGGTCTCCGCCTGTGACGACATTCAGCGCTGTGCGGTCGCCGAACAACCTGCGGACGATGTCGGCCTGTTGGGCGAGAAAGCGTCGGCCGCGCGAGACCTCGCCCGGCCGGTCAGATCAACGCACCCGGGCAGTACACCTAGCGCGTCGCCTGGAACGTGCGCCGGTACGCCAGGGGCGAGACGCCGATCGCGGCGTGCAGATGCTGTCGCAGTGACGCGGCCGTGGCGAAGCCCACTTCACCGGCGATCCGGTCCACCGGCAGATCGCTGGACTCCAGCAGATGACGCGCCCTCGCAACCCGCTGCTGGGTGAGCCACCGACCGGGGCTCATCCCGGCCTCGTCCCGGAACCGGCGGGCGAACGTCCGCAGACTCATCTGCGCATGGTCCGCGAGCTCGGCCAGCGTCAGCGGCAGGTCGAGGTGGTCGAGTGCCCACTCCCTGGTGGCCGCCGTGCCGGCGACGGACGCCTCGGGAACGGGCTGCTCGATGTACTGCGCCTGACCCCCTTCGCGCCAGGGCGGCACCACACACCTCCGCGCCACCTGGTTGGCCACCTCGGCGCCGAAGTCCTGTCGTACGACGTGGAGGCAGACGTCCACGCCGGCGCCCGCGCCGGCCGAGGTGAGAATGTCGCCGTCCTCGACGAAGAGCACATCGGGGTCGAGCTTCACCTGCGGGAAAAGACGCCGGAAGCGGTCGGCCAGGACCCAGTGCGTGGTGGCTCGACGGCCGTCCAGCAGACCGGCCGCCGCGAGGACGAAGGCACCGGTACAGATGGACATGATGCGAGTGCCGGGCGGGATGTGCGCGAGCGCGGCGGCCACCGGGCCCGGGAGCACGGCCCCGTTGGGCGGGTACTCGTCGACGGGCGGGATCACCACGGTGTCGGCCTCGGCCAGCGCTTCGGGGCCGTGCTCGACGGTGATCAGGAAGTCGGCGTCCGTACGCACCGGGCCCCCGTCGACACTGCAGGTGCGGATCTCGTACCGGCCGTCCGCGGCACCGAAGATCCGCCGCGGAATGCCCAGCTCGAACGGGTGCACCCCGTCGAGCGCGAGCACCACGACCCTGTGCACACCGCGAGGACCGCGGGCATCACCGACGTCGCTGCCACTACTGCCATCGCTGCCACCACTCATGGCACGATCCTATCGAATGGTGGCAGTCATGCCATTTTCTCGGGCGCCCGGCCACGGCAGGCTGGAGCCGTGAGCACTTCAGAGAACACCGCCCCCACCGCAACCACCACCCCCGCCGCCCCCACCATGCGGGCCATCAGCCAGGACACCCTCGGCGGCCCCGAGGTACTGAAGGAGGTCGAGCGCGAACGCCCGGCACCGGGACTGAGCGAGATCCTCGTCAGGGTCCATGCCGCAGGCGTCAATCCGACCGACTGGAAGCACCGGGCGCTCGGCATCTTCCTCGGCGAACCGCCGTTCGTCCTGGGCTGGGACGTGTCCGGCGTCGTCGAGGAGACGGGTCTCGGCGTGACCCTGTTCAAGCCGGGCGACGAGGTGTTCGGCATGCTGCCCTACCCGCACGGCGTGGGCTCGCACGCCGAGTACGTCACCGCGCCCGCCCGCGCCTTCGCGCACAAGCCGTCCGAGGTCGACCACGTGCAGGCGGGCGCCATTCCGCTCGCCGCTCTGACCGCCTGGCAGGCCCTGGTCGACACCGCCCAGGTGCAGCCGGGGCAGCGCGTCCTGATCCACGCCGCGGCCGGCGGCGTCGGCCATCTCGCCGTGCAGATCGCCAAGGCACGCGGCGCGTACGTGATCGCCACGGCCAGCGCGGCCAAGCACGACTTCGTGCGCGGTCTGGGCGCCGACGAGCTGATCGACTACCGGACGACCGACTTCAGCGAGGCGGTCCGCGACGTGGACGTCGTCCTGGACACCATCGGCGGCGACTACCGCACCCGGTCCCTGCCCACGCTGCGCGCGGGCGGCCTGCTGGTCTCCATCCTGCCGACCGGCACCACGGAGCTGGCCGAGGAGGCCGAGCGGTTCGGCGTGCGGGGCGTGGAGATGCTCGTGGAGGCCGATCACGCCGGCATGAACGCGATCGCCGACCTGATCTCCACGGGCAGGCTCCGCGCGACGATCGCCGGCACCTTCCCGCTCGCCGAGGCCGCCAAGGCACACGAGCTGGGCGAGACCGGCCGCACGACCGGCAAGCTGGTCCTCGTCGTGCGCTGATCACGTCCGCTCGTCCGTCAGCCCATGGTCGGGTCACCCTTGATGAGGGCGAAGGTGGCGCCGACGGGGTCCTTGACCATGGCCATGCGGCCGACACCGGGCACGTCCATGGGCGGGAAGAGCGTCGTGGCACCGCGCTCGGTGGCGGCCGCGTAGGTCGCGTCGCAGTCCTCGACGCCGAAGTACGGGTGCCACTCGGCTCCGGAACCGGCGTCGAGGTTCTCCTGCTGGAGCTGCATGATGCCGCCGTGCCCCGCCTCGCCCACGTCCGCGGAGCCGGCCGGGGCGACGACGGTGTACTCGGGAGCGCCCTCGCCCATTGGCATGTCCTGGTACAGCCAGGAGAACACCTGGCGGTAGAAGTCCTTGGCCGCGCCGGTGTCGGTCGTGTAGAGCTCGGTCCAGCACAGGGCGTTGGGCCGCATGACCGTTCCGAGACCCTGGACGTCACCGGGCTGCCAGACCGCGAACTGCGCACCGGCCGGATCCGTGAACGCGCCCATCCGCCCCGAAGTGAAGACATCACCCGGGGGAACGCGGACCGTGCCTCCGGCCGCCTCCACCGCCTTGGCGACACCGTCCGCGTCGGGGGTGTGGAAGTAGATGGTCCAGGAAGGGGAGGCACCCTCCTCGGTCAGCCGACCGGCGGCGGCCACGTCCTTGCCGTCGAGCTGGAAGAACCCGTAGCCGCCCCCCTCGGGTCCGGCGGACCGGAAGGTCCAGCCGAACACTCCGCCGTAGAACGCGGCGGCCGCGTCCACGTCCGGCACACCGAGGTCGAGCCAGTTCGGCGCGCCCGGTACGTACGTCGTCGAAAGCATGATCACGCCTTTCGTGTACTGACGAATCCCGATGCGAGCCAGCCTGGCAGCCACCACTGACAATCGCCGCCCGCGACACGGTCGGCACAGGTCGCAGGCGGTGCCTGCGACCTGTGCCGGCGCCGGCTACCCGAATTGGCCGGGCTGGTAGTCGCCTGCGGGCTGCTGAACGAGGACGTTCACTCGGTTGTAGGCGTTGATGAGGGCGATGAGGGACACCAGCGCGGTGAGCTGGTCCTCGTCGTAGTACTTGGCCGCGTTCGCCCATGCCTCGTCCGAGACACCGCCACTCGCGTCGGCGATACGGGTGCCCTGCTCGGTGAGCTCCAGGGCTGCGCGCTCGGCATCGTTGAACACCTTCGCCTCGCGCCACGCCGCGACCATGTTGAGGCGCGTCTGGTCCTCCCCGGCCGCCGTGGCGTCCTTGGTGTGCATGTCGGTGCAGAAACTGCAGCCGTTGATCTGGCTGGCGCGGATCTTCACCAGCTCCTGTGTGGCAGCCGGAAGCGTCGAGTCCGTCACCACCTTGCCGCCCGAGTTGATGTGCTTCAGGACCTTGGCCCCGACGTGGTTGGCGAAGAGGTTCAGGCGGGCTTCTTGCATGGCGAGCTCCTAGTTCGTGCCGGTGGTTACATCCCTCTGACGGAGCGGCTCGGCACGATGTGACGAGTCCAGATGTGACGCGCGCCACACAGGCC encodes the following:
- a CDS encoding dienelactone hydrolase family protein, with product MTATRSATVEIPTGDGTADAYLAHPDDDAAHPAVLLYMDAFGLRPHLRAMADRLAAAGYTVLAPNVFYRHGPAPVVALPDFITDAERPALFEQIVPLMGDLTADAVARDSAACLSWLADCPSVAAGPVGVTGYCLGARLALLTAGSHPERVAAAAGFHGAGLATDDPTSPHLLAGRITAELCFGHADQDPSMPPEQIERLDKALSAAGVRHHSEVYTGAHHGFTMADTDRFDAEAAERHWGALLDLLGRNL
- a CDS encoding NADP-dependent oxidoreductase; amino-acid sequence: MRAISQDTLGGPEVLKEVERERPAPGLSEILVRVHAAGVNPTDWKHRALGIFLGEPPFVLGWDVSGVVEETGLGVTLFKPGDEVFGMLPYPHGVGSHAEYVTAPARAFAHKPSEVDHVQAGAIPLAALTAWQALVDTAQVQPGQRVLIHAAAGGVGHLAVQIAKARGAYVIATASAAKHDFVRGLGADELIDYRTTDFSEAVRDVDVVLDTIGGDYRTRSLPTLRAGGLLVSILPTGTTELAEEAERFGVRGVEMLVEADHAGMNAIADLISTGRLRATIAGTFPLAEAAKAHELGETGRTTGKLVLVVR
- a CDS encoding GlxA family transcriptional regulator; translated protein: MSGGSDGSSGSDVGDARGPRGVHRVVVLALDGVHPFELGIPRRIFGAADGRYEIRTCSVDGGPVRTDADFLITVEHGPEALAEADTVVIPPVDEYPPNGAVLPGPVAAALAHIPPGTRIMSICTGAFVLAAAGLLDGRRATTHWVLADRFRRLFPQVKLDPDVLFVEDGDILTSAGAGAGVDVCLHVVRQDFGAEVANQVARRCVVPPWREGGQAQYIEQPVPEASVAGTAATREWALDHLDLPLTLAELADHAQMSLRTFARRFRDEAGMSPGRWLTQQRVARARHLLESSDLPVDRIAGEVGFATAASLRQHLHAAIGVSPLAYRRTFQATR
- a CDS encoding carboxymuconolactone decarboxylase family protein, translated to MQEARLNLFANHVGAKVLKHINSGGKVVTDSTLPAATQELVKIRASQINGCSFCTDMHTKDATAAGEDQTRLNMVAAWREAKVFNDAERAALELTEQGTRIADASGGVSDEAWANAAKYYDEDQLTALVSLIALINAYNRVNVLVQQPAGDYQPGQFG
- a CDS encoding VOC family protein, yielding MLSTTYVPGAPNWLDLGVPDVDAAAAFYGGVFGWTFRSAGPEGGGYGFFQLDGKDVAAAGRLTEEGASPSWTIYFHTPDADGVAKAVEAAGGTVRVPPGDVFTSGRMGAFTDPAGAQFAVWQPGDVQGLGTVMRPNALCWTELYTTDTGAAKDFYRQVFSWLYQDMPMGEGAPEYTVVAPAGSADVGEAGHGGIMQLQQENLDAGSGAEWHPYFGVEDCDATYAAATERGATTLFPPMDVPGVGRMAMVKDPVGATFALIKGDPTMG